A region from the Leptospira venezuelensis genome encodes:
- a CDS encoding inositol monophosphatase family protein: MTDLSKILSVFKYASKSAGTEILKLFGKESTFDLKDPMQVLTQADLDSHRILEEILKKEFPGIPLVMEEQNNPEPLPSTFIVCDELDGTTLFSRGIKDFSVILAYVENGSPKVGCIYFPALDISLTSERGIGTFINDRKILLKKGGSLDRSVLSLEINNTFQDEDYRWIANAVKNTLATRALAATGAGFLELLEGKTDLFMNLSGAKIWDFAAGVLALEEAGGTALDKEGNPLRWDKIRMSALLSRDPDFLKEVYRLKP, encoded by the coding sequence ATGACCGATCTTTCTAAAATTTTATCCGTTTTTAAATACGCATCCAAATCTGCTGGAACTGAGATCTTAAAATTATTCGGGAAGGAATCTACGTTCGATCTGAAAGATCCTATGCAGGTTTTGACACAAGCCGACTTAGATTCCCATCGTATATTGGAAGAGATTCTCAAAAAAGAATTTCCTGGAATCCCTTTGGTGATGGAAGAGCAGAATAATCCGGAACCACTTCCTTCTACTTTTATAGTATGTGATGAATTGGACGGGACCACTTTATTTTCTAGAGGGATCAAAGATTTCAGTGTGATACTCGCTTATGTGGAAAATGGATCTCCAAAAGTGGGGTGTATTTATTTTCCTGCTTTGGATATTTCCCTTACGTCTGAAAGAGGAATTGGAACTTTTATCAATGATAGAAAGATTCTTTTGAAAAAAGGAGGAAGTTTGGATCGTTCTGTACTTTCTCTTGAAATCAATAATACTTTCCAAGATGAGGACTATCGTTGGATCGCAAATGCAGTTAAAAACACTTTGGCCACTCGTGCCTTAGCCGCGACGGGAGCAGGATTTTTAGAATTATTAGAGGGAAAAACGGATTTATTCATGAACTTAAGCGGAGCCAAGATTTGGGACTTTGCTGCTGGAGTTCTTGCATTGGAAGAAGCAGGGGGGACTGCTTTGGACAAGGAAGGCAATCCTTTGAGATGGGATAAGATTCGCATGTCTGCTTTGTTAAGTAGAGATCCGGATTTTCTAAAAGAAGTTTACCGACTGAAACCTTAG
- a CDS encoding HEAT repeat domain-containing protein produces MFAPLNFRFLFPGLLLIASFGVWFSPIFAQTPEDTNNTSDVGNNSSETEDPSPSDEQETNKKKPKKQVLDPETKRYNDLLKTGLLKVFEGEATHNYSRLKHFGLTHPIPRVRAAAALALGRLKNPIGVKILHQMIDRDGEWVRQAAYKGLADIGSRSSLDYFYVGAKSSDREIRVASFRGMGKTLDPGAREVLLKKGLKSDDKEIVKATLLGLGYYQVPEDLRIFIDYLNSEDEEYQKAAVEALGRHRTRTSMKILEDSFKDKTNLRNQILDTLTEQKNSFAIFALLRILNANVGSENIVNEISARLYKLKAVGKYMTIISDNTPLLREPYVGAPKIRDLEAGEVGKVVSKHSVAYIIPIEGQRIEDFYYKVLVNTKYKDAFTETVQGWVFGKYIQIRTISMPKEEKEKKKRPKKPSILDDMETSEPASPNPQTEDQNPQ; encoded by the coding sequence ATGTTTGCCCCATTGAATTTCAGATTTTTATTTCCAGGCTTATTACTGATTGCCTCCTTTGGAGTCTGGTTTTCGCCAATTTTTGCTCAAACTCCCGAAGATACCAATAATACTTCCGACGTTGGAAATAATTCTTCGGAGACTGAAGATCCTTCTCCTTCTGATGAGCAAGAAACCAATAAGAAAAAACCGAAAAAGCAGGTGCTGGATCCTGAAACCAAACGTTATAATGATCTTTTAAAAACGGGTCTTCTAAAAGTTTTTGAAGGAGAAGCAACCCATAACTACTCCAGATTAAAACATTTCGGACTGACTCATCCTATTCCAAGAGTTAGAGCCGCCGCCGCTTTGGCTTTAGGAAGATTGAAAAATCCAATCGGCGTAAAAATTTTACATCAGATGATAGATCGTGATGGGGAATGGGTGCGTCAGGCGGCATATAAAGGCCTAGCGGACATAGGTTCCAGAAGTTCATTAGATTATTTTTATGTAGGCGCTAAGTCTTCCGACAGGGAGATTAGAGTAGCTTCTTTCCGAGGTATGGGGAAAACATTAGATCCTGGAGCAAGAGAAGTTCTATTAAAAAAGGGTCTTAAATCAGACGATAAAGAAATTGTAAAGGCAACTCTTTTAGGTCTGGGATATTATCAGGTTCCAGAAGATCTTCGTATATTTATTGATTATCTAAATTCCGAAGACGAGGAATACCAAAAGGCTGCAGTTGAAGCACTGGGCCGCCATAGGACCAGGACTTCCATGAAAATTTTGGAAGATTCTTTCAAAGACAAAACGAATCTCAGAAATCAAATCCTAGATACTTTAACAGAACAAAAAAATTCATTCGCGATCTTTGCATTATTAAGAATTCTGAATGCTAATGTCGGTTCCGAAAATATAGTAAATGAGATTAGCGCACGATTGTACAAGCTGAAAGCTGTCGGAAAATATATGACCATTATTTCCGACAACACTCCTCTATTAAGAGAGCCTTATGTTGGAGCTCCTAAAATCCGTGATTTAGAAGCAGGAGAAGTTGGAAAGGTCGTAAGCAAACATTCGGTAGCGTATATAATTCCTATCGAAGGCCAGCGAATAGAAGACTTTTATTATAAGGTTTTAGTAAACACCAAATATAAGGACGCGTTTACTGAAACTGTACAAGGTTGGGTGTTTGGAAAATATATCCAAATCAGAACCATTTCCATGCCTAAGGAAGAAAAAGAAAAGAAGAAGAGACCTAAAAAGCCTTCTATCTTGGATGATATGGAAACTTCCGAGCCCGCTTCTCCGAATCCTCAAACGGAAGATCAGAATCCACAATAA
- the hflX gene encoding GTPase HflX, with product MQRLKKLSERRIRENVIVTPEVSRTLTELSLEISRQIGILIDRNGYVTHVIVGSDSSIDIPWLDRIRTSEARLRGLRLVHSHLKEESLNQEDLTDLALLRLDYITAVTMDDKGLPKSYYSAHVNPEDEEGEPWTVLPKKVPGQLEEGILDEILDIEGRMTRYRKNLKGAQKENRAFLVGVYPENNRVRPPAQSIEELKELCRTAGVHVVDSFIQRKNRLDPSTVLGKGKLEEIVLKAIQKQVELLVFDLELTPSQAKKISDYADLKVLDRTQLILDIFARNATSRDGKLQVELAQLKYLKGRLSELDDNMSRLTGGIGGRGPGETKLEIGKRRVEERISRLEQELKSLKKRREIARRRRKKNEIPVCGIVGYTNAGKSTLLNAMTNSTVLSEDKLFATLDPTSRRIRFPEEREIIISDTVGFIHDLPPELSNAFKATLEELGDSDLLVHVVDVSNPEFRQQMEAVETILEDLNLSDIPRILVFNKIDGLPEEARNELLREADLDTIYVSAIQGFGLQTLLNRIEERIYSQAEAKLSSSKLWEDDKEWEEETEKTYV from the coding sequence ATCCAAAGACTCAAAAAACTCTCCGAGCGTAGAATTCGGGAAAACGTGATCGTCACGCCCGAAGTTTCACGAACACTCACAGAACTTTCCTTAGAAATCAGCAGACAAATCGGGATCTTAATCGATCGGAACGGATACGTTACTCACGTGATCGTGGGATCGGATAGTTCCATTGATATTCCTTGGTTAGATCGGATCAGAACATCCGAAGCAAGGTTACGAGGTTTAAGACTAGTTCATAGCCATCTCAAAGAAGAAAGTCTCAACCAAGAAGATCTGACTGACTTAGCTTTATTACGTTTAGATTATATAACTGCGGTCACTATGGATGACAAAGGCCTTCCAAAGTCTTATTACTCTGCGCATGTAAATCCTGAAGATGAAGAAGGAGAACCTTGGACTGTTCTTCCGAAAAAAGTACCGGGACAACTGGAAGAAGGTATACTTGACGAAATTCTGGACATCGAAGGAAGAATGACCAGATACCGCAAAAATCTAAAAGGTGCTCAAAAAGAAAACAGAGCCTTTTTAGTTGGGGTATATCCCGAGAATAACAGAGTACGCCCTCCTGCACAATCTATCGAAGAATTAAAAGAACTCTGCCGGACAGCCGGAGTTCATGTAGTAGATTCATTCATCCAAAGAAAAAACCGTTTAGATCCTTCTACAGTATTAGGAAAAGGTAAACTAGAAGAGATCGTGCTGAAAGCTATCCAGAAGCAAGTTGAACTATTAGTATTCGATCTAGAACTCACACCTTCTCAGGCAAAAAAGATCTCTGATTATGCAGATCTGAAAGTTTTAGATAGAACCCAATTAATTTTGGATATTTTTGCAAGAAATGCTACAAGCAGAGATGGTAAGCTGCAAGTTGAACTTGCCCAATTAAAATATCTGAAAGGAAGACTTTCCGAGTTGGATGATAATATGTCCAGGCTCACCGGGGGAATCGGAGGAAGAGGCCCCGGAGAGACCAAACTCGAAATTGGAAAACGTAGAGTAGAAGAAAGAATTTCCAGGTTAGAGCAAGAACTTAAGTCCTTGAAAAAACGAAGAGAGATCGCAAGAAGAAGACGTAAGAAAAACGAAATTCCTGTCTGCGGAATCGTGGGTTATACAAACGCAGGAAAATCTACCTTACTCAATGCGATGACAAATTCTACAGTATTATCCGAAGACAAATTATTCGCAACATTAGATCCTACATCCAGAAGGATACGTTTCCCGGAAGAAAGAGAAATCATTATCTCCGACACTGTAGGATTTATTCATGATCTTCCTCCTGAACTATCTAATGCATTCAAAGCAACACTGGAAGAGTTAGGAGATTCCGATCTTTTAGTCCATGTGGTAGATGTTTCCAATCCTGAATTTAGACAACAGATGGAAGCCGTGGAAACTATATTAGAAGATTTGAATCTATCTGATATACCGAGGATCCTAGTTTTCAACAAAATTGACGGATTACCTGAAGAAGCAAGAAACGAACTTCTAAGAGAAGCGGATCTGGATACAATCTATGTCTCCGCCATTCAAGGTTTTGGATTACAAACTTTATTGAACCGGATAGAAGAGAGAATTTACTCTCAAGCAGAAGCAAAACTTTCTAGTTCTAAACTCTGGGAAGATGACAAGGAATGGGAAGAGGAAACTGAAAAAACCTACGTGTAA
- the murB gene encoding UDP-N-acetylmuramate dehydrogenase — MAILSEIQIRELKNSLENSGLPYRENQDLSTNCSFKIGGISPIMAEPETQEQILETLSVFKKLDLPWKILGGGTNILISDHPNDFVILKLSGGFKEYQDLGEGIFQVGAATNTTPIFRQISQKGYTGAEFLSTIPGWTGGAVIQNAGCYGGELFDLIQEVEFLRNGEVLKRKPSEIEHGYRSTEFLKRKDSIILSIRIKLKTGNLEEIEASLKEKRDKRNSSQPQNKKSAGSMFKNPKVFDEQGKEIKAWQFIDKVGLRGLQIGGAQISPEHCNFIVNTGGAKASDVYGLVNTVQEKVEKETGVRLEREVEYFGSIP; from the coding sequence GTGGCCATTCTTTCCGAAATTCAGATCCGAGAACTAAAGAATTCCCTAGAAAATTCCGGTCTACCTTACCGGGAAAATCAGGATTTGAGCACCAATTGTTCTTTTAAGATCGGTGGAATTTCTCCCATCATGGCCGAGCCTGAAACCCAGGAACAAATCCTAGAAACTCTTTCCGTATTCAAAAAACTGGATCTGCCTTGGAAGATTCTGGGAGGCGGCACTAATATTTTAATCTCAGATCATCCGAATGATTTCGTAATCTTAAAACTTTCTGGAGGGTTCAAGGAATACCAAGACTTGGGAGAGGGTATTTTTCAAGTCGGTGCTGCTACAAATACCACTCCAATCTTCCGCCAGATCTCCCAGAAAGGATATACAGGGGCCGAATTTTTAAGCACGATCCCTGGTTGGACAGGTGGTGCAGTTATCCAAAATGCAGGATGTTATGGAGGAGAACTTTTTGATCTTATCCAAGAAGTGGAATTTTTAAGAAATGGAGAAGTTCTCAAAAGAAAACCTTCTGAAATAGAGCATGGATACAGATCTACTGAGTTCTTAAAGAGAAAAGATTCCATTATACTCTCTATTCGAATTAAATTAAAAACGGGAAACTTAGAAGAAATCGAGGCCTCGCTCAAAGAGAAAAGGGACAAGAGAAATTCTTCTCAACCTCAGAATAAAAAAAGTGCCGGTTCCATGTTCAAAAACCCGAAGGTATTCGACGAACAAGGAAAAGAGATCAAAGCTTGGCAATTTATAGACAAGGTAGGTCTAAGGGGATTACAAATTGGTGGGGCTCAAATTTCTCCAGAACATTGTAATTTTATAGTAAACACTGGAGGAGCAAAGGCCTCTGATGTGTATGGACTTGTAAATACTGTCCAAGAAAAAGTGGAAAAAGAAACCGGTGTAAGATTAGAAAGAGAAGTGGAATACTTCGGTTCCATTCCCTAA
- a CDS encoding TetR/AcrR family transcriptional regulator, whose amino-acid sequence MPVVRDPEDKKERILSSALRLFTEKGFEGTPIPDLAKDAGIGAGTIYRYYKNKEELVNELFRFWKNKLRETLAENYPEKAKSKDLFVHLWKALATFYHRYPEAFEFLELHYHSPYLDQASKKATSETMEFICTFLEQARAKGDIKSDLGSMELVSLCYGSFVGMVKMAKGGYIQLSAETLHASGLTLWKALAK is encoded by the coding sequence ATGCCAGTAGTTCGAGATCCTGAAGATAAAAAAGAAAGAATACTCTCCTCTGCCTTAAGGTTATTCACCGAAAAGGGCTTTGAAGGAACTCCTATACCGGATCTCGCGAAAGACGCAGGGATAGGCGCAGGAACTATATACAGGTATTATAAGAATAAAGAAGAGCTGGTAAACGAACTATTCCGTTTTTGGAAAAATAAATTAAGAGAGACTCTCGCAGAAAATTATCCTGAAAAAGCAAAATCCAAAGACTTATTTGTTCATTTGTGGAAGGCACTTGCAACCTTCTACCATCGTTATCCGGAAGCGTTCGAATTTTTAGAACTACACTATCATTCCCCCTACCTAGACCAAGCCAGTAAAAAGGCAACCTCCGAAACTATGGAGTTCATTTGCACATTTTTAGAACAAGCAAGGGCAAAAGGAGATATCAAATCTGACCTTGGTTCCATGGAACTAGTTTCATTATGTTACGGAAGTTTTGTAGGAATGGTGAAAATGGCTAAGGGTGGTTATATTCAACTTTCTGCAGAAACTTTACATGCTTCCGGTTTAACCCTCTGGAAAGCATTAGCAAAATAA
- a CDS encoding TetR/AcrR family transcriptional regulator codes for MENSSLIENLDISTDPELTPDQDPVYETDKEPQLHKKQDESKERIIRSALKLFAERGFFETRIPEISAHAKVGVGTMYRHFRNKDHLFNEAFRISVQEFSEFLERSISRNLSPKEQFFDFWKGLGLFSQGKFDQLIMIERNLSSYILDEKSTKEALSLKQKISEYFAPAQNDKNLRLLYPSLILGSFTGILRYHRIHENNIDPSIMEQSAEMLWEGFSKVRQSPISKRKEKHTKKD; via the coding sequence ATGGAAAATAGTTCACTGATTGAAAACCTAGATATTTCCACGGATCCAGAGCTCACACCTGATCAGGATCCCGTATACGAAACAGACAAGGAGCCTCAACTACATAAGAAACAAGATGAATCGAAAGAAAGGATTATACGTTCTGCTCTTAAGCTATTTGCAGAAAGAGGATTTTTCGAAACAAGAATCCCCGAAATTTCTGCTCATGCAAAAGTTGGAGTTGGAACAATGTACCGCCACTTTCGGAACAAGGATCATCTTTTCAATGAAGCATTTCGGATCTCAGTCCAAGAATTTTCAGAGTTCTTAGAAAGATCCATTTCTAGGAACTTATCTCCGAAAGAACAGTTTTTCGATTTTTGGAAAGGACTAGGATTGTTTTCCCAGGGTAAATTCGACCAGTTGATCATGATTGAAAGAAATCTATCTTCCTATATATTGGATGAGAAAAGTACGAAAGAGGCACTATCCTTAAAGCAAAAGATTTCTGAATACTTTGCGCCTGCTCAGAATGATAAAAATCTTAGGTTACTCTATCCTTCTCTTATTCTGGGATCTTTTACTGGGATTCTGCGATATCATCGGATTCACGAAAATAACATAGACCCTTCTATTATGGAACAATCTGCAGAAATGTTATGGGAAGGGTTTTCCAAGGTCAGACAATCTCCAATATCCAAGAGGAAAGAAAAACATACAAAAAAAGACTGA
- a CDS encoding DUF1566 domain-containing protein, which translates to MRTRFLVFLVGFGMLCKPIEVHNPAIPFSDAWWETTFVRCILGELDVCLPGPAISGSLSSKFVSNNSGAITFSDLTWRSDTDGPYDVRIDAGSCTSGSSLITGTATANTDNLASINASLLPFGTSYIRVCVTDPVEDATGSGIFRIVRDDTYPTASTNPGAGAYNSSQNVSIICSDTGGAGCDKISYVTDTSTPDIDGVTGTINVGTQYSTPINVPANSTTTFKYVVRDKAGNVSLVDTADVAVDTVTPTISATNPNDGATGVALSPGSISLNFAEPMDTTAAMSMTTEIYDGTSWVTIPNNNTIFDWQDSQTLVITISWTYFPEDSQIRWTIPSSSLQDLAGNGVSQQATFTTTTGATITGAQVYSGPTAHGTYTADITTTDTSTGLVWKTCWEGRMGPGCATGSPTNTTWADALDGCAYLNYIHGPGIGYADRENWRLPRAEELYSLVEGSADPYINTTAFPNPVSPATWTASRGITGSPMDRFARTVVFTYGILNQFDKSLSYALHCVSD; encoded by the coding sequence ATGCGGACTCGCTTTCTAGTATTTTTAGTCGGATTCGGAATGTTATGCAAACCAATAGAAGTGCATAACCCAGCTATTCCATTTTCAGACGCCTGGTGGGAAACCACTTTTGTTCGCTGTATCTTGGGAGAATTAGATGTTTGTCTCCCTGGGCCTGCCATTAGCGGAAGCCTTAGCTCAAAATTCGTAAGCAATAATTCAGGAGCAATCACGTTTTCTGATCTTACTTGGAGATCAGATACTGACGGACCTTATGATGTTCGAATAGATGCCGGTTCTTGTACAAGCGGGTCAAGTTTAATCACAGGGACTGCAACCGCAAACACAGACAATCTAGCTTCAATCAATGCGAGCCTCCTTCCTTTTGGAACAAGTTATATTAGAGTCTGCGTTACTGATCCAGTAGAAGATGCAACCGGGTCTGGAATTTTTAGGATCGTTCGGGATGATACATATCCTACTGCAAGCACCAATCCAGGAGCCGGGGCTTACAATTCTTCTCAAAATGTTTCTATTATTTGCTCGGATACCGGTGGAGCAGGCTGCGATAAGATCTCCTATGTTACTGACACTTCTACTCCTGATATCGACGGAGTAACAGGAACTATAAATGTAGGAACTCAATATTCTACTCCAATCAATGTTCCAGCAAATTCTACTACTACCTTTAAATATGTCGTAAGAGATAAAGCGGGGAATGTATCATTAGTTGATACTGCAGATGTCGCAGTGGATACTGTGACTCCTACTATCTCGGCTACTAATCCAAACGACGGTGCTACCGGAGTGGCACTTTCTCCCGGATCGATTAGTTTAAATTTCGCGGAACCGATGGATACAACGGCCGCAATGTCTATGACAACAGAAATTTATGATGGAACTTCTTGGGTAACGATTCCAAATAATAATACGATATTCGATTGGCAGGATTCTCAAACTTTAGTCATTACGATCAGTTGGACTTATTTTCCGGAAGATTCTCAAATTCGTTGGACCATCCCTTCAAGCTCTTTACAAGACTTAGCAGGAAATGGAGTTTCGCAACAAGCCACCTTTACCACCACAACCGGTGCTACGATAACGGGAGCCCAAGTATATTCAGGACCAACAGCACACGGAACCTATACTGCAGATATTACCACTACAGATACTTCTACAGGTTTAGTTTGGAAAACTTGCTGGGAAGGAAGAATGGGACCTGGATGTGCTACCGGCTCTCCCACAAATACTACTTGGGCCGACGCATTAGACGGATGCGCTTACTTAAATTATATTCATGGTCCTGGAATAGGATACGCAGATCGTGAAAACTGGAGACTTCCTAGAGCTGAAGAATTATATTCTTTGGTGGAAGGAAGCGCCGATCCATACATAAATACTACCGCATTTCCGAATCCGGTTTCTCCTGCAACTTGGACAGCATCCAGAGGTATTACAGGTTCTCCAATGGATCGATTTGCAAGAACCGTAGTATTCACGTATGGCATCTTAAACCAGTTCGATAAAAGTTTAAGTTATGCGCTACACTGCGTAAGTGACTGA
- the gpmI gene encoding 2,3-bisphosphoglycerate-independent phosphoglycerate mutase translates to MQLKKKTPFSPKKLLFVILDGVGYTPKGPEFGNAIAGANLPFLNKLWKESPTILLKAHGTAVGMPSDEDMGNSEVGHNVLGCGRIFDQGAKLVNNSIAEGLLFEGKAWKEIVENTKTKNSTLHLIGLFSDGNVHAHIDHTKSLIQAAVGEKVPRIRLHILLDGRDVPEKSALDYLNPFEEWLTSLRSKGADVKIASGGGRMTITMDRYEADWSMVERGWKIHVHGEGRTFPDAKTAIETFRKEDPAVIDQYLPSFVVEESGNPVGKILNGDSVVFTNFRGDRAIEISQAFTQKSFDKFDRGNFPDVCYAGMMQYDGDLQLPERFLVSPPAIDRTLGEYMAKSGINQYALSETQKYGHVTFFWNGNRSGKFDSKSEEYKEIPSDVIPFDQTPEMKAQAITAELEKVLGENHSDFYRINFPNGDMVGHTGNYQATVKAMEFLDGCMGRLAEACRKNNVILLVSADHGNADEMYQLDKKGNVEKDKEGKPVPKTSHTLNPVPFSVLDPENKIQLRTDLQNPGLANVAATILDIMGYETPEGYHPSLVAR, encoded by the coding sequence ATGCAACTGAAGAAAAAAACTCCCTTCTCACCTAAAAAGCTATTATTCGTAATTTTAGACGGCGTAGGTTATACTCCTAAAGGACCCGAATTTGGGAACGCTATCGCAGGTGCCAATCTTCCATTTCTAAATAAACTTTGGAAAGAATCTCCTACAATACTATTGAAAGCACATGGAACCGCAGTTGGTATGCCTTCCGACGAGGATATGGGAAATTCAGAAGTTGGTCATAATGTTTTAGGCTGCGGGCGTATTTTTGATCAGGGTGCTAAACTGGTCAATAACTCTATCGCCGAAGGACTGTTATTCGAAGGAAAAGCTTGGAAAGAAATAGTAGAAAATACTAAAACCAAAAATTCCACACTTCATCTTATCGGTTTATTTTCTGACGGAAATGTTCATGCACATATCGATCATACAAAATCTTTAATACAAGCTGCGGTAGGGGAGAAGGTCCCAAGGATCAGATTGCATATTCTCCTAGACGGAAGGGACGTGCCAGAAAAGTCCGCTTTAGATTACTTAAATCCTTTCGAAGAATGGCTGACTTCGCTCCGATCGAAAGGTGCTGACGTAAAGATCGCATCCGGTGGAGGAAGAATGACGATCACTATGGACCGATATGAAGCTGATTGGTCCATGGTAGAAAGAGGATGGAAGATCCATGTTCATGGAGAAGGTAGAACCTTTCCTGATGCAAAAACTGCAATCGAAACATTTAGAAAAGAAGATCCTGCAGTAATCGATCAATATCTTCCCAGTTTTGTGGTAGAAGAATCAGGAAATCCGGTGGGAAAAATTCTAAACGGAGACTCAGTCGTATTTACGAATTTCAGAGGCGACAGAGCAATCGAGATCTCCCAAGCATTTACTCAGAAAAGTTTCGACAAATTCGATAGAGGAAATTTTCCGGATGTATGTTATGCAGGAATGATGCAATACGACGGTGATTTACAATTGCCTGAACGTTTTTTAGTAAGTCCGCCAGCAATTGATCGTACTTTGGGTGAATATATGGCTAAATCAGGGATTAACCAATATGCGTTATCCGAAACACAGAAATATGGGCATGTTACTTTTTTTTGGAATGGAAATCGTTCCGGTAAGTTTGATTCCAAGAGCGAAGAATATAAGGAAATTCCTTCGGATGTGATTCCATTCGATCAAACTCCTGAAATGAAAGCCCAAGCGATTACCGCCGAGTTGGAAAAAGTTTTAGGAGAGAATCATTCGGACTTCTATAGGATCAATTTTCCGAATGGAGATATGGTCGGTCATACTGGAAATTACCAGGCTACAGTCAAAGCTATGGAATTCTTGGATGGATGTATGGGCCGTCTCGCAGAAGCATGCAGAAAAAATAATGTGATTCTATTAGTGAGTGCAGATCACGGAAACGCGGATGAAATGTACCAACTGGATAAAAAAGGAAATGTGGAGAAGGATAAGGAAGGCAAACCCGTTCCAAAAACTTCTCATACTTTAAATCCTGTTCCTTTCAGTGTTTTAGATCCTGAAAATAAGATTCAATTAAGAACGGATCTGCAAAACCCTGGGCTTGCGAACGTAGCGGCTACAATCTTGGATATTATGGGATATGAAACTCCAGAAGGATATCATCCTAGTTTAGTGGCGAGATAA
- a CDS encoding DUF1554 domain-containing protein — protein sequence MNSNPKIPFRLIPIVSLLSFFSFCNQANPINLDGSSSAAGVLLNVVIPNIIGAEVVPEGLPQLSSNIMYDAGDTFIDLNFSKTSSVDENFTMTIESYTMVYEPHFIGYNTFTLPANTGSYSVGFSLEADDDNCLDNAANKFSVKISKDSTGEAFVYNVSVKDGDYCIFESSAKTLAQLGGLSAMDNHCRNLAGAKGLPRNSADYKAMVGAISASRGDRNPGESLSSTSLFRANKRYVRKKGDGTWVKVFSINGVWPPSSDFDNPLVDSGQYWTGMHSGWGRFDSNTCLNGSESWTNSDNSTSGTLGTSSVVAGDAAYMTLSSCDSALALPFICVYSPD from the coding sequence ATGAATTCGAATCCAAAGATCCCTTTCAGACTTATCCCGATCGTATCGTTATTATCCTTTTTCTCTTTTTGCAATCAGGCAAACCCGATCAATTTAGACGGCAGCAGCAGTGCTGCCGGAGTTCTTTTGAATGTTGTTATACCGAATATCATAGGAGCTGAGGTAGTTCCAGAAGGTCTTCCACAACTTTCTTCGAATATAATGTATGATGCTGGAGATACCTTCATAGATCTAAACTTTTCCAAAACAAGTAGTGTGGACGAAAACTTTACTATGACGATCGAAAGTTATACTATGGTGTATGAGCCTCATTTTATTGGATACAATACATTCACTCTTCCTGCAAATACAGGCTCATATTCAGTCGGTTTTTCTTTAGAAGCTGATGATGATAACTGTTTAGATAATGCTGCAAATAAGTTCAGTGTCAAAATTTCTAAAGATTCTACAGGAGAAGCTTTCGTATATAATGTATCTGTAAAAGACGGAGATTATTGTATTTTTGAATCTTCTGCCAAAACTTTGGCTCAACTTGGCGGACTAAGTGCAATGGATAATCATTGTAGAAACTTAGCAGGCGCAAAAGGTCTTCCGAGAAATTCCGCTGATTATAAAGCCATGGTCGGTGCTATTTCTGCGAGTCGTGGAGATAGAAATCCAGGAGAATCCTTGTCTTCTACATCCCTCTTCCGTGCAAATAAAAGATATGTTCGTAAAAAAGGGGATGGGACCTGGGTAAAAGTTTTTTCCATCAATGGAGTTTGGCCTCCAAGTTCCGACTTTGATAATCCATTGGTCGATTCTGGACAATACTGGACCGGAATGCATTCAGGTTGGGGAAGATTCGATAGTAATACCTGTCTCAATGGCTCTGAAAGCTGGACAAATTCGGACAATTCCACCAGCGGAACACTTGGAACTTCGAGCGTGGTTGCGGGGGATGCAGCCTATATGACACTTTCCAGCTGCGATTCTGCTCTGGCCCTTCCGTTTATTTGCGTTTATTCCCCGGATTAA